The Lycium barbarum isolate Lr01 chromosome 4, ASM1917538v2, whole genome shotgun sequence nucleotide sequence ACTCTACTAGATACTAGATGATCAGTTCCTTCTTGCCTGTGATGTCATGTTGACCCAATACACAATCAAAAGAACTCTCCAATGAAAAAAATTGTTCTACTTAGATATTTACACCAATCAGCAAATAAATTGAGGTGGGAATGAGGATTTAATTAATCTTAGTTAAGTGAGGAAGTGTGTGATAACATGCATTTGCAGACAAGTTTTCGCAGAGTGGTGCCACAACTTGGTAAAGTGGGTATAAACGTAAATATTAATTCAGTATTGGTAAATATGAGTTTGATTATGATGAAATCATTTGTTCTGTAGTCAATTATTTGAATGTGTTATTTTCCTATCAGAGTAAGCATGGAAATCCATACCTGAATCACATAAACAAGAAAATAGTTAAGTGAAAAAGAAGTTCGAGCAGCAACATTGAAAAGGAAGTTCAATCGAGCAGCAACATTAACTGCACCCAAGTCCAATTGTTTttattgttggtattatttttggACAATGCACGTATAAGCATTTAGTTGAAATGTTCGTACCCTACTCGAACACCattctactatttttttttttttttggataactgTGGTGTCTGAGTTAGTTTTTGGGCATCTCAATTAATTTCCTTGCTACCTTCCACTAGAACAGGTACCAAATAACTGTCCATCAAGGCTTGGATAGATGGGGAAAATCGCCTTGTGATTTTGCTTTCAAATATCATACAATGTTGTGACTCATTTAAACGATAAACTGTTAAAGATATTTTTATTCATTTTAGACAGGCAACGGAAAGTAACCTACCAAAGAATAATGCAAGAAGATGGGTTACATACTTAGTTCAGGCATAAATTATGTTGGTATTGTGAAATTTTTACAATGTACAACGTATGCACCATAGGGAAAAacaagagaggggggggggggggggggggtaagggaCGAACTAAGAAGAAATACAATGAAATGAATTTACTTAGAGAAAGAAAACATAAGCAAAACTAGtcttcttcatcatcttcatcggCATCATCAGCACCAGCATCATCCCCTATGTCTTCCAGCAATTTATCTACATCTTCACCTAGCTCTCTCAGCCTATTGCTAAGTTTGTCCACTTTGCTCTGTTCTTGTCCAAGGCATACAAGCAGATCATTCAATTCAGCTTCACTCTCCTTCAGAGCTTCTTCCCTTGCTTCTTCCTTTAATGCCTCGATGTCTCCACTCTTCAACGCTTTCACTTCTTTTTCTAGTCGGAAGTTGGCTTGTTCCAGACAGTTGTATGCATCAGACAAGCTTTTAAGATCAGATTCCGTCTTCCCAGCTAAGTTTTTGTACGTTGAAGTTTCCGATTCAGCCTTAGTCTTTTCAGCCTTTAGCATCTCTATACGTTGAGAAGCCTCTTGAAGATCTCTACGCAGAGTCTCCAGTTGAACTCTGTCCGAACCCCCGCTGACTTTGCGCTCAAGCGGGGATGAGTTGTTCCCACCAGTTTTGGCCAGATCCTCAGCCAAAGTGGCATTCCGACTCAAAAGGTCCTTCAGAGCAGGCGAACAATGTCAGTAAAACGGTATGAAACAAAAGGGAAGGAGAACTCTGCATGCGTGAATCCCAACTATCCAGAAACGAAAAGAAAGTTGCTCAAGTACGAAATGCTAGTTTTTGTGGTGTCTACCAGGTCACATTGGAGGATAGGTGCATAGGACTTACAAGTATAAAAGAGTCAAATTACTCTACTAAGATTCAGAAACTTTTAGCAATATGACTAGCATTCATTTTGCAAATTTAACACAATGGTTTATGAGTGGAGAGCCAGAACATTTAAACAGAACAGACTCCAAAGAGGCTCATTAAGAAGCAAAGTTTTGCTTTAAGTAAAAGGATATAAAAGAATTATACCAGTCAGAAATCACacaggtaagatttaatctcatAAATGCAACATCAAAATAGACCAAACTCACTGAGGTACCTAGAGGTTCATTTTAATATATAATGGTCCTACAAGTAACTTCACATTTCTTAAGCTTATCAAAAGAGAAGGTAACTTACCTTTCTTAACTTGTCGTGCTGCAAAGTTTAATCATACCGAATAAAGATCACTCAATTATTTAATAATTGCAATGACAGTTTTTCTCAAGTGTAACAAGTATCACCGGCTTTGTTTTATAACGAATTTTATCCCGAAGCTGAGACCCTAACGGTGCATGCAAAACTATATTCAGAAGTAAAAAAGGTGAGAAGCAAATAATTCTAAGCTTGTATTTCATGGACAAAGTGCATTTATTAGgaacataatttatccaaaaagTCCTTACCTGTATCTCATGGCATTGCTTATCCACAAAAGTTTTCAGCCGTTTGATATAGTCAACATCCTTCTCCCCACTCCTTTGTTCAAGTTCTGCCGGTACCACGGTCACCTGGCTCTTTGGGCTGCTGTAAGCTTCTACTATCTTTTCTCTAATATCAGCCTCTAAGCGCTTCAAAAAATAGACGAATGGAGAATCAAATACTGATGTAAGCATAGGATGCTCATTATTCTGATCAGATGATTCATTTCCGCCATCTTCAATCTCAGCCATACTAGCAGCTGTAGATCTTGTCAATGGTTTACGTGGCAAAAATGGCTTAGCAGATGTGAAAAGAGAGCTTTTCTGCATTTCGTCAAACTTCAAAAAGTATGATGTAAGCCCAACTTTTTGGCTTATGGCATCAACTATGCTAAAGGCATCCTTTCCACTAGCATTGCTTTTGTTGTAGATTACACATTCCCCTAGTAATACTGCAGCCAATCCCCTTACACTAACAGTTGTGGTAGGATTTGAGACCAGCTCCAGCAAATACGTTAGGTGAGGACGTGAATCAAGGAAGCATTGCACCGCATTTGGACAATCAGAAAGCCAAATAATTAGCAGTTTCAGGATAATGGGCTGAACAAACACATTCTCAGATGTGCTTGATTTTCCATCTTTACTTTTCATAGAAGAGGCAAGAGCCAGATACTTCACCATACGGTGTAACAACGGCTCCGGTTCTCCTAGAGTGGGTGCTTCAAGTTCAATTCGCAGAACCTGCAATTCACTTGTATGTTATAACCAAAGAACAGGGTAGACAAAACTTTTGTATCTTGTAGTAATTCTTATCACAGAAACAGCAGCACATTCTAGCGTGACTGTTCTCCCAAATAAGAGGTGTATATTGCTGTATCTAAAAAATGTAAATGAATTCTAGCTCCACAAAACATAATAGTTCAGAGCGCACACGAATACTGAaagcaacaataacaatatagGGTGCTGAAAAATCTATTGACAACAGCCCAAAATGATAAAAAGCTTTGTTTTATTCTGAGGAAAACAACTCTGCATGGTGGGAAGAACTTTGCATACCTTTTCCTTGCATTGGTTATTACCCTTGATGACATGCGAAAGAACACTGGCAGCTCTGGAACAAGTCTGCATATTAAATGTTAACATGCTGAGTCTATGACAAATGACAATTAATGCTCCAAAGATGTATATTCTGATGAAGTAAGAAGTATCTAGAAGATGCAAGAAGTAGAGACGGTGGGGAAAGCGTGCTAAGCTAAAGTAAATGAGCTGACAAAATCCTAAAAATATGCTCCAAAGATACATATTAATTCCAGAATCAACAGATATGTCCTAACAAAGGGCGAAGCACCAAGATTCAAAATCTTTTGAGACCCATTTTGTTTTTTCAGAACTAAGATGACATATTCAGCTTCTCACCAAGAAAGGATGATTGGAAGCATGGTGAAAATCTAAAATGTGCAATACTCTTGTGCACAGCAGATATAAAAACCAAGCCCGGAAAGAATGATAATGGTGTAAGCAAAATGAAAATGGATTCAGGAAAAATAACAGGTCAATTTTCACCTCTAATATTGAAGAAACACAATTTTCTAATCATGGAAAATAAAATCAGTAAACTGAAAGAAGTGGATGTTTTGGAAGGACAAGCAATGTATAAACTTTAAACTACACATGTGATACCTTTCAAAATACTCCATTTTAACTAGTAAGAAGATCAAGAGCAACTATGTTTGGATAGCGTATTACATTAAGTTAGGTGATTAAGCATCTAAAATGATGGCTTGAAATAAGAATGAATTTGTTAGCTTAGGGAACATTACGTCAAGATTTGAATAATATATATCCCCTCACAATATT carries:
- the LOC132634869 gene encoding golgin candidate 6; translated protein: MDLVAKYQGALGRVFGNENSGSSEDSYVERLLDRISNGVLAEDRRAAMLELQSVVSESHDGKMAFGAMGFPVILSVLKEERDDVEMVRGALETLVSALSPIDHVKGPPNVVQPTLMNSDLLSREVDNISLLLSLLSEEDFYVRYYTLQLLTALLTNSPQRLQEAILSIPRGITRLMDMLMDREVIRNEALLLLTYLTREAEEIQKIVVFEGAFEKIFSIIKEEGGSEGGVVVQDCLELLNNLLRNSASNQVLLRETMGFDQLLSILKLRGTTYRFSQQKTINLLSVLDTINLLIMGGPETDPGRDSNKLTSKTVLVQKRVLDHLFMVGVESQWAPVPVRCTALHCIGDLIANHPKNLEELASKRLGEEPDLEPALNSVLRILLRTSSKQEFMAADYLFKNFCQQNPDGQTMLASTLILQPQSMIHAPVEEDINMSFGSMLLHGLTTGENEGDLETCSRAASVLSHVIKGNNQCKEKVLRIELEAPTLGEPEPLLHRMVKYLALASSMKSKDGKSSTSENVFVQPIILKLLIIWLSDCPNAVQCFLDSRPHLTYLLELVSNPTTTVSVRGLAAVLLGECVIYNKSNASGKDAFSIVDAISQKVGLTSYFLKFDEMQKSSLFTSAKPFLPRKPLTRSTAASMAEIEDGGNESSDQNNEHPMLTSVFDSPFVYFLKRLEADIREKIVEAYSSPKSQVTVVPAELEQRSGEKDVDYIKRLKTFVDKQCHEIQDLLSRNATLAEDLAKTGGNNSSPLERKVSGGSDRVQLETLRRDLQEASQRIEMLKAEKTKAESETSTYKNLAGKTESDLKSLSDAYNCLEQANFRLEKEVKALKSGDIEALKEEAREEALKESEAELNDLLVCLGQEQSKVDKLSNRLRELGEDVDKLLEDIGDDAGADDADEDDEED